From the Ralstonia wenshanensis genome, the window ATAACGTGTGGCCCAAACTGGAACCTCTTCTCAAGGTCCGGGTCCGAAGATGACGGTTTTGCCGCGCCGTCTTGCGCCATCAGGTACATCGGATTCTTAAGCGGAGCGCGCGGCCTCATCTCACACGGGCGGGCACCATGAAGCTTCTGGCAAACGGGCTGCGAGCAGCGCGCGACAACAAGCGGTTCCTGGTTGGCATGTCGTTGCTCTTTGCCTTCCGTGCCTGCATTGCAGACTGGGCCGTCGTGCCCAGCGGTTCAATGAACCCCACCCTCATCGAGGGCGACTACATCCTGATGAACCGGTTGGCTTATGGGGTGCGCGTACCGGCCACCACCGTCTGGCTCAAACGCGGCAGCGAGCCTCAACGTGGTGATGTCGTTGTCTTTTCCTCGCCCGAAGATGGTACGAAGCTCGTCAAGCGGCTGATCGGTCTACCTGGCGATGTCGTTGAAATGCGCGGCGAAGCGCTCTACATCAATCACCAGCGCACGGCCTATGCTCCGCTGCCAGACGTCGCACCCGGTACGTTGCTGCAGGCAACAGCAACGCTGCCGCACGAACTCTGGTCCGAAGCGCTACCCGGCCGAGAGCACACCGTGATGGTGTTGCCGGAGGTGCGTGCCCTGCGCAGTTTCGGTCCCATCACCGTCCCGCAAGACCACTACCTCATGCTGGGCGACAACCGCGACAACAGCCGAGACTCGCGTTATTTCGGCCTCGTACCGCGCAAGAACCTGATCGCCCGCGCTTCCCACGTGGCACTCTCATTCGATCCGGACCACTGGTACATGCCGCGCCTCGGCCGCATCGGCAAGCCGCTGGACTAGTCGCTCCCAAAGAAAGTACGCAAAGAAAAAGCCCCCTCGATGTTGAGGGGGCTTTTTCGTCAGGCTACCTTCTGCGCGCCGTATCAGTCCTCTGCCGTATTGGCAGGTTTGCTGGCGTCAATCACGTTGCTGTTGATCTTCACCTTCG encodes:
- the lepB gene encoding signal peptidase I; translation: MKLLANGLRAARDNKRFLVGMSLLFAFRACIADWAVVPSGSMNPTLIEGDYILMNRLAYGVRVPATTVWLKRGSEPQRGDVVVFSSPEDGTKLVKRLIGLPGDVVEMRGEALYINHQRTAYAPLPDVAPGTLLQATATLPHELWSEALPGREHTVMVLPEVRALRSFGPITVPQDHYLMLGDNRDNSRDSRYFGLVPRKNLIARASHVALSFDPDHWYMPRLGRIGKPLD